Below is a genomic region from Kryptolebias marmoratus isolate JLee-2015 linkage group LG12, ASM164957v2, whole genome shotgun sequence.
ACACGCTGGTTTCTGTTGTTGgagcatatttcctgtttttttgtagtttttgagtCTGAATCGACATTTGAAAGTCGTGACTTATTTCTGCGCGTCGGTCAGATAAACGTATTTTTAATCAACGTCAAAGAAACGGACATCAGCTGAACTCTGAGTCACTTCAGTCCTGCAGAAACTTTAAGAGTTATGatccagttatttttttaaataatcactaaaaactaaagaaagagCTCTAATATTTACTGATCCTCCAGTTTGAGCACTGGTCGTGTTTTGGGTTAAAATACTTTTCACTaactttcacttcctgtttgtgtgattcactggaaaatcttgtttttatctccaAACCAGTCacaatttacctttttttaccTAACCAAAGAATATAAACTGATTTGATCAGACTTTACGGAGCTTCAGAGCCAATCAGACACaactaaaaacagattattctTTAGTAAACGAAGgttcacagaaacattttcacaaaaaacaaaccagacttCAGAAAAGCTTCACTcaagaagttaaaaacaaacatgaatagTTGCTGTGATCTCCAGTCTGTaaatgtgacctctgacctctgagctCCTAAAACCatgtttacaaacaaacaaacaccagttATTTACAGCGTAAACGACTGTAACAGGCTGACATTCAAATATAACGACATGATGAAGCTGTTAGTCAAAGCTTCCTCCTCCGATGAGGACGACGAGCCGAGGCGTCTCTTCAGGCTCGTCCAGCCGTGTCCTCCGATCAgacgagctgcaggaggaggtcCTGGACCGTGTCCAGACCCTGGCAGGACCTCCTCTTGGCTCCTTTGGAGTCCAGCTGAGCAGCGAGGAGGAACAGCTTCCTGTCGTCGGCCACGGCGCCCAGAGACAAGGCTTCGTGGAGCTCGGAGACGCTCACGGCGTCGGGCTTGTCCTGCAGCAGGACACGGGACAGAAGACACCAGGAACGACTGTTTTAGAgctggagacaaacaacaaccAGGCGTGTTTCTTCTTAAAACACGTTTTCTGGCTCTCAGCTCCTAATGCACCcatataccatcagagaggccgtctgacctcagaacagttgaTTTTAAAGAGTtctctacaacaggtaagatattagctgttCACGCAGAcgttaaaagatctgaactctccCTTTAAGCAAACCCGTGTTTTACCTGCTTGTTTCCCAGGACGACCACGGGCAGCTGAGGCTCCACCCTCAGGAGGCGGTGCAGCTCGGCCTTGGCCAACGGGAGGCGGCTCCTGTCGGACGAGTCCACCACGTACACCAGAACGTGAGTCCGTCTCAGGTAGTCCAACCAGTACCGCCGCAGGTCCTCGCCTCCCCCAACTGAAGGAACGCCACAAGAAACGACAACATTTGAATGCATCGTCATCGTTCTGAGGAACATCTAACCCTGAGGTCAACCCAGAAGGTTCTGTGTGAGGAACAGGAACCTTTTAAGGTGCAGAACCGTAACACTCGTACCGAGGTACGTATGGAACCCTGACCCTCGTNNNNNNNNNNNNNNNNNNNNNNNNNNNNNNNNNNNNNNNNNNNNNNNNNNNNNNNNNNNNNNNNNNNNNNNNNNNNNNNNNNNNNNNNNNNNNNNNNNNNNNNNNNNNNNNNNNNNNNNNNNNNNNNNNNNNNNNNNNNNNNNNNNNNNNNNNNNNNNNNNNNNNNNNNNNNNNNNNNNNNNNNNNNNNNNNNNNNNNNNNNNNNNNNNNNNNNNNNNNNNNNNNNNNNNNNNNNNNNNNNNNNNNNNNNNNNNNNNNNNNNNNNNNNNNNNNNNNNNNNNNNNNNNNNNNNNNNNNNNNNNNNNNNNNNNNNNNNNNNNNNNNNNNNNNNNNNNNNNNNNNNNNNNNNNNNNNNNNNNNNNNNNNNNNNNNNNNNNNNNNNNNNNNNNNNNNNNNNNNNNNNNNNNNNNNNNNNNNNNNNNNNNNNNNNNNNNNNNNNNNNNNNNNNNNNNNNNNNNNNNNNNNNNNNNNNNNNNNNNNNNNNNNNNNNNNNNNNNNNNNNNNNNNNNNNNNNNNNNNNNNNNNNNNNNNNNNNNNNNNNNNNNNNNNNNNNNNNNNNNNNNNNNNNNNNNNNNNNNNNNNNNNNNNNNNNNNNNNNNNNNNNNNNNNNNNNNNNNNNNNNNNNNNNNNNNNNNNNNNNNNNNNNNNNNNNNNNNNNNNNNNNNNNNNNNNNNNNNNNNNNNNNNNNNNNNNNNNNNNNNNNNNNNNNNNNNNNNNNNNNNNNNNNNNNNNNNNNNNNNNNNNNNNNNNNNNNNNNNNNNNNNNNNNNNNNNNNNNNNNNNNNNNNNNNNNNNNNNNNNNNNNNNNNNNNNNNNNNNNNNNNNNNNNNNNNNNNNNNNNNNNNNNNNNNNNNNNNNNNNNNNNNNNNNNNNNNNNNNNNNNNNNNNNNNNNNNNNNNNNNNNNNNNNNNNNNNNNNNNNNNNNNNNNNNNNNNNNNNNNNNNNNNNNNNNNNNNNNNNNNNNNNNNNNNNNNNNNNNNNNNNNNNNNNNNNNNNNNNNNNNNNNNNNNNNNNNNNNNNNNNNNNNNNNNNNNNNNNNNNNNNNNNNNNNNNNNNNNNNNNNNNNNNNNNNNNNNNNNNNNNNNNNNNNNNNNNNNNNNNNNNNNNNNNNNNNNNNNNNNNNNNNNNNNNNNNNNNNNNNNNNNNNNNNNNNNNNNNNNNNNNNNNNNNNNNNNNNNNNNNNNNNNNNNNNNNNNNNNNNNNNNNNNNNNNNNNNNNNNNNNNNNNNNNNNNNNNNNNNNNNNNNNNNNNNNNNNNNNNNNNNNNNNNNNNNNNNNNNNNNNNNNNNNNNNNNNNNNNNNNNNNNNNNNNNNNNNNNNNNNNNNNNNNNNNNNNNNNNNNNNNNNNNNNNNNNNNNNNNNNNNNNNNNNNNNNNNNNNNNNNNNNNNNNNNNNNNNNNNNNNNNNNNNNNNNNNNNNNNNNNNNNNNNNNNNNNNNNNNNNNNNNNNNNNNNNNNNNNNNNNNNNNNNNNNNNNNNNNNNNNNNNNNNNNNNNNNNNNNNNNNNNNNNNNNNNNNNNNNNNNNNNNNNNNNNNNNNNNNNNNNNNNNNNNNNNNNNNNNNNNNNNNNNNNNNNNNNNNNNNNNNNNNNNNNNNNNNNNNNNNNNNNNNNNNNNNNNNNNNNNNNNNNNNNNNNNNNNNNNNNNNNNNNNNNNNNNNNNNNNNNNNNNNNNNNNNNNNNNNNNNNNNNNNNNNNNNNNNNNNNNNNNNNNNNNNNNNNNNNNNNNNNNNNNNNNNNNNNNNNNNNNNNNNNNNNNNNNNNNNNNNNNNNNNNNNNNNNNNNNNNNNNNNNNNNNNNNNNNNNNNNNNNNNNNNNNNNNNNNNNNNNNNNNNNNNNNNNNNNNNNNNNNNNNNNNNNNNNNNNNNNNNNNNNNNNNNNNNNNNNNNNNNNNNNNNNNNNNNNNNNNNNNNNNNNNNNNNNNNNNNNNNNNNNCTGAACCCTGACCCTCGTACCGAGGTACCTATGGAACCCTGAACCCTGACCCTCGTACCGAGGTACGTATGGAACCCTGAACCCTGACCCTCGTACCAAGGTACCTATGGAACCCTGACCCTTGGACTGAGGTACGTATGGAACCCTGACCCTCAGACCGAGGTACGTATGGAACCCTCGGACCGAGGTATGTATGACATCATGACTCTCATCCTGAGGAACATTCAGAACCGTGAGCCTCATAAGGTCGGTTCCCAACAGTGACTCAGGCGTTCCACTCGTATTTATAGGAGGTTAGGAATGAAAGAATAAAGACGTGGATGAACCCTGAAGCGATCTGTTTGCCCTAAATTAGTTCTTTCTTACGTAAGAGTGAAGCAGCAGGAGCTCCGTGGAGACGAGGAGATGAATCGGCTGCTGCAGCTCGTCTGACTGAACAGAACCAAACCGACAGAATTATTTCAGCTCCTTTCAACCAATCGGTTCCAGATCCGACCCGAATGAGTTTGTTTCCTCCGCTCCGCTCAGACGGGGCTCTGGTTCGAACCGGAGGAACTCTGAATGAAACattcatcatgttttaaagATGAGCAGTGAGAgacgcctttcatgccagagttttaaaaaggaTCAGGTCCGGTTCTAGAGCGGTTCTGGTCACATGCAGAAccgtgttgaggacgactctcagctactaccacaccagacttcactctgtttctgtaaaactgagtttttttaaatgaatcagttgcagacgttcATCTAATgagcttcaataaaatccatccagtgggtcatgagatactttgctaacagacagattattGCCTTCTTTTCACGGCAGGCTGCCAGGACTGATTTATTCTGAAAGTCTCCAGGAAGTGAAACCGTCCGGTATTTAAAGCGTCTCCTGAAGTTGGATCGTAAACGTCCGATAACAAAATGTCCTCCGCAGATAACAGGACGCAGCCGCCGCCGACGGAGCGAGACGGTCACGCGTCTGGGAGGAAACAACAGGAACAGGTCAAAGTTCACCTCAGCTGGACTTCGGACGGCAACGAGTCGAAAAGGTTCTGCAACGAGGCAGACGCTCGGTCGGGTGATAACGAGACAGAGCGAGAGAGCGAACGTTTCAGGTGAAGTCAGACACCCCCCTGCCCCCCATGCACCCTTCCCAGTGAAGACAAACCCCACCCTGTCAAATCAGAGacaggggacacctggacaggtgtccatccgtcacagggacacttagagacaaatgagacaaacaaccattctcgCTCTCACTCGCACCCGGGGACAATTCTACAGCTTCAACCCCACCCTGTGAAGACAAACCCCTCCCGCTCTGTGTGACTCCATCACACCCACACCCTCTTCACTCGGCATGACTCAGGTTCTGCTGTGGGTCCGGTGTGGGTGGCTGACGTGGACCCCCCCCAGCCCTGCCTCCCAGGCCTATTTACCGCTGCCACATCACATCAGCCGGAGGTCCATCACAGCCTTGTTTCCTAGCAACCTCCTCTAATGAATTCTGGCAGAACCCGTTGGAGGCGAGGACCTGAAGCCGGGCCTGCCGGCGTGGAGCGCTGATCCGTCCAGGCGCCACGCTCCACCGGTTCCATGCAACTTTCCTCAGACGGAACGAAGAGACGGATCAACCCGCTGAAGCGCCTCAGGAAGCTTCATCGGGGCGAGAAGGAACCCCACGGAGTAAACGCCACCGCCCACGGTGTAGAAAGGGGCGATAATGTAACTGCAAGCGGccgtgtgtgtctgttaaaCACTTACTCTCCAGGAAGTCCAGCTGACAGGCGGGGGCGTCCAGGCTCATGAAGTTGAAGCCGCGGGTCGGCCGGCACCGCCCTCTCCTTGCCGCCGCCTCCCCGGGCGTCAGACCCTGCAGCAGGCTGCTCTTCCCGGCGCCGTCCagacccagaaccagaacctggcgCTTCTcgcgctcctcctcctcctcctgcaggcgGAGACGAGTGGAACACAGACCTTTAACCGAGCGTTCggctctgttagcaaaataaccaGAGGGCAGGTTTTAACGCTCAGGAagtaattcaagatggccacaaatGACCTTCGACAGTCagaggtttggtgtggtagtagctgagagtcatccacaaaaCTCTCCATCATTTACCAACGACAGCTGTTCACTCTGCTGAGTCGGCGTTTAttctgctgagtcagcgttcggCTCGCAGCTACGATAtaggttttaaatattttgactttatttcatGAAATCTGATAAAGTTTCTTCAAATCCTTTAATCTAAAATcagcttcagttttagctttagttcctttctgctgattttagcttttagccactcctttgctagttttagcttttagcagctgttgtgctaattttagcctatagctactgttctactagttttagcttgtagctactattctgctcattttagctgttagcttctgttctgctaattttagcttttagctactattttcctagttttagctttttatttcgGCTGATGTTCTAGTTTTATCAGAgaataaaaagtttttcttgtcttcatcttcattgtgatcagcctcctcctcttcctcctccagatgtttttgcCACcttcatcaccaccatcatcatcatcatcacagccGAACCCGGGCTCCAGCGGTTCCAGcgaagctaaaataaaataaaataaagacccGAGCAGAACTGAGCCGGTCCGGTTCGGTTCGCATGTCCCACCTCTCTGATGGAGCTGTACTCCGCCCGGGGAGACCAGACCCGCCGCCGGTAGAAGTAGCTCAGCGCGAGGAAGAGCGCGGAGCCAAGCGCGGCCACGGCGGCGGTCAGGGCGACGGAGATGTGCCGGAGGAGAACCATGAGTGAGCCGGGACCGGTACCGGGACCGGGGAGACTGGGGAGACCGGGACCGGGCTGTCTGCGCTGCTCCCGCCTCCTGCTTCCTGCACGCGCTACATGTGACCGCGcgctctgattgtttttgtttcgagcacgtgaaggaggaggagggggggatgTGCTGCGTTCAGGTGAGGCTCGGAAACCGCGGTTCTCTGACAAGGAGCCCCGCCGAGCCTGAATtcagaactttattttgaaacagaaatCAGATGTGGAGCTTTAATTTGTCAGAAACATGATGATTATTGATGTTTCCCTCATTTCCGCCCAAAGAAGCGGGAAGAcgagggcgataatgtttttgctcgtgtctgtctattagcaaaatatctcctgaaccgctgtacggattttactgaaactacCTGAACGCAACCATCCGGCTGGCTTCTACATCTGATAAACATTTGGGGTCAACCattttcaagatggccgccacagccagctgtgcccattaaacacaaacacggTTATAACTCCATcactgctgcatgttttaggcgtagatttgctgtggtagtagctgagagtcatctgagaggcctgtctgttagcaaaatatctcctgaaccgctggatggattttactgaaactttcaggaaataatcgcTGGATTcgcgtctacaactgatcaccTTTTGTAATCAgttcaaatcaagatggccgccacagctagctgaTATTGTCCAAAgatggctatgactcagtcagttttgcagacactgaggtaaaattcagcgtggtagtagctgagagtcacccccaacacatgATTCCTCATCGCCTTTCCGAGATGAAAGAAACACACccaaactcaagggatgagccagTGTTTTAGGAGATAAACTCCTAAACTCCAGATTACTAATAgttactttctgttttataaataaaactaaatatttaaaaccatcaaaatggaaaaaatgttccttattt
It encodes:
- the arl10 gene encoding ADP-ribosylation factor-like 10, with amino-acid sequence MVLLRHISVALTAAVAALGSALFLALSYFYRRRVWSPRAEYSSIREEEEEEREKRQVLVLGLDGAGKSSLLQGLTPGEAAARRGRCRPTRGFNFMSLDAPACQLDFLEIGGGEDLRRYWLDYLRRTHVLVYVVDSSDRSRLPLAKAELHRLLRVEPQLPVVVLGNKQDKPDAVSVSELHEALSLGAVADDRKLFLLAAQLDSKGAKRRSCQGLDTVQDLLLQLV